GCCAGTTCATCAAGTTCGGCATGGTCGGCGCCTCCGGGTTCGTCGTCAACCAGGCCGTGATGGTGCTGGCGAACAAGCTCACCCAGTGGCTGTGGGGCTTCGACCAGTACTCGCCGTTCGTCAACCTCTTCGGGTCGGCGTTCCACGTGCGCTGGTACCACGTGTTCAGCATCCTGGCGTTCATCGTCGCCAACATCTGGAACTTCTTCCTCAACCGGCGCTACACGTTCCGCATGAAGCACGGCACCCCGTGGTTCCGGCCGATGCTGAGCTTCATGCTCGTCGGGGCTTTCGGCCTGCTCATCACCCTGCTGGTCTCCACCGCACTGGTCAACGACGATTCGCCGATCGCCCTGTCGCACAGCATCTGGGACGATTCGACGGGCCTGCGGACGCGCGCCTACTGGGGCAACTTCATCGGCGTGATCGTCGCCATCCCCGCGAACTTCCTGTTCAACAAGCTGTGGACGTTCCGGTCGCACGGCCACGGCGGGCATGGCGGGCACGGTAAGGGCGAGGTGCGGGTGACGCATGTCGGCTGAGGGCGTCATCGTGCGGGTGCCGTTGGCGACCCAGCTGTTCCGGTTCATCTGCACCGGTGTGGTGGGGGCCGTCGTCGACTTCGGGTCGACCTACCTGCTGTCGCTGGCGGGCCTGTCACACGGCGGATCGAAGACCGTCGGCTTCGTCCTGGGGACGCTGACCGCCTACCTCATCAACCGGCGGTGGACCTTCCAGGCCGCGCCGTCGACGAAGCGTTTCCTCGTCACCATGTGCTCCTACCTGCTGACATACCTGGTGCAGGTCAGCCTGTTCCTGGTGTGCATCCCGTGGCTGGAGGACCACGACTTCTCCGACTTCTGGACGCAGGCGATCAGTTTCGTCATCGCGCAGGGGACGGCGACGGTGCTGAACTTCGCCATCCAGCGGTGGGTCATCTTCCGGGTGCTGTAGGGGAACTCCGCCTTCCGGAGTGGGGATCTACGGAGTACCACCCGGGGCACAACCCGGGACCACCGGAAAGTATTACCAGTTCAGACCGGTAGAAAATTTTGCGACCTGGGGAAACGCCGGATCCGGGGTCCCGTAGCTGGTAACACTTTCCGGGTCCGGCGGGTCCGGCGGGGACAGCTCCGGGAACGGTCCAGGGAAGGACGCCGGGGGCCGGAACCTACGGCCGGTAGAACTTCTCCTGCTGCCCCTGCCGCAGCAGCCGCAGCCACTCCAGGAACCCCTTCGGGTCCTTCTGCTGCACCAGGAAGTACCAGCCGAAGCGGGCGTACTCCTGGGGCAGCAGCCGCCGCATCCCCGGCTGGTTCATGAGGAACCCCCGGTTGCGGTAGGTGAAGTAGCGCTTGAACGCGCTGTCGGGGTACTGGGTGTGCATCTTCCCGCCGAGGATCGGCCGGAACTCGTCGGAGCCGTCCGGGTGCAGGTAGGCGGTCGTCAGGCAGGTGCCGAACGGCAGGCCGGACCGCACCAGGCGACGGTGGTACTCCACCTCGTCGCCACGGATGAACAGCCGGTAGTCCGGCACACCGATGACCTCCATCGCCGCCGCGCTGATCAGCGCCCCGTTGAACAGGCTGGCGATGCCGGGCAGGAAGTCACCCTCCAGTTCCGACAGGTAGCGGTGCCACACCACACCCTGACGCAGCGGGAAGGCCAGCCGGCCGGGTTCGTCGATGTTGCAGACGACCGGGGAGACCTCGGCGAGCCCGTTCGCCTCAGCCACCCGGTACAGCGTCTCCAGCACCTGCTCATCGGCGGGGCGGCCGTCGTCGTCGGCGCACCACACGGCGTCCATCCCCAGGGACAGGGCGGTGAGGAAACCGAGGGCGAAGCCGCCCGCGCCACCGAGGTTGGTCTTCGACGGGACGTAGACGGCCCGGTCGCCGGCGGTCTGCTCGACGAGCTCGCGCACCGCGTCATCGGCACCGTTGTCGACCACGATCACCTTGTCCACCGGGTGGGTCTGGGAACAGACCACGCCGAGGGAGCCCTGCAGCAGCTCGACCCGGTTGTGGGTGACGATGACCGCGGCGGTGGTGCCGGTGCGGTCGAGGAGGGCGGTGCTGACTGGGCTGGCTGGGCTGGCGTCTGACATGGAACTCATTGTGCCACGGGCCCGGTCCGGCCCCGTCCGGCGCTGTCCCGGTGTGGGTCGGCGGCGGCGTCCGGCGGCAACGCCTATGCTCGGGTGGGAGACGGGACACACTCGACGCGCCACGCACGCCGACATCACACGGAGGAGAGCGAATGACCCAGAAGACCGCTGAACAGCAGGTTCTCTACCCAGCGGTGCCGACCGGGAGGTATGCGCGGGTGGCGGCCCGGGTCGCGGAGGGGATCGTCCGGCGGGCGGCACGGCTCACCGGGATCACGGTGGGGACCGCGGCGGACCGGCCGGACGCCGATCTCGTCCTCATCCGGCCACGGGACTTCTACACCCGGCTGGGCGTCGGCGGGCTCACCGGTTTCGGCGAATCCTATGTCGCCGGCGACTGGGAGTCCGCCGACCTCGCCGGCACGCTGACCGCCCTGTGCCGGAAGATGGCGTCGCTGGTCCCGGGATGGATGCAGACCTTCCGCGGGTTCTATAACGCGCGGCGTCCCGCATCACAGAAGAACACCGTCAGCGGGGCGAAGCGCAACATCAGCGCCCACTACGACCTGTCCAACGACTTCTTCGCGACGTTCCTCGACCCCGGGCTGAGCTACTCCTCGGCCCTGTTCGGCGGGCATCCGGAGCGCACCCTCGCCGAGGCGCAGGACGCCAAGGTCGAGCGCGCCCTCGACCGGGCGGGCGTGGGGGAGGGCAGCCGGGTCCTCGAGATCGGTACCGGCTGGGGCGAGCTCGCGCTGCACGCCGCCCGCCGGGGTGCGCAGGTCCGGTCGGTGACGTTGTCGACCGAGCAGGCGGACCTCGCCCGGCGGCGCATCGCCGACGAGGGGTTCTCCGACCTGGTCGACGTCGACCTCTGCGACTACCGGGAGACCACCGGGACCTATGACGCGGTGGTCTCCATCGAGATGATCGAGGCCGTCGGCGCGGAGTACTGGGACAGCTACATGCAGGTCGTGCACGACCGGCTGGCACCGGGCGGGCGGGCGGTGATCCAGGCGATCACCATGGACCACCAGCGCATGCTCGCCACTTCGGACGCCGCCACGTGGATCACCACCTATGTCTTCCCCGGCGGGGTGATCCCCTCGGTGACGGCGTTGAATGAGGCGGCGCAGCGGGCGGGGCTGCACCTGGGCATGCGGTTCAGCTTCGGGGAGGATTACGCGGAGACGCTGCGGCGCTGGGATGTCGCTTTCCGGGACGCCGCGGCGTCCGGTGCGGTGGAGGAGCTGCACGACGGGGCGACCGGGGCGGTGTTCGACCCGGCGTTCCAGCGGCTGTGGCACTTCTACCTGTGCTACTGCGAGGCCGGCTTCGCTGCGCACTACATCGACGTGGGGCAGCTGGAGTACGTGCGGTAGCGCGGCGGGGGAGTGGTGCTGCCCGGGGTGGTCAGACTGTCCGCCGCATCGCGACCCGCGGGGCGACGTCCAGCCCCGCCGCGCGCTCGGCATCCCGGATCCGGCGCAGGTCGGGGCCCAGCTCGTCGTCGGTCAGCTCGGAGAACCCGAGCCGCCGGTACAGCGGCGCATTCCACGGCACGGTACGGAACGTCGTGAGACCCACGCCAGGGCGTCCTGCGGCACGGGCGAGGTCCACGGCGTGTCCGATGAGGCCGGTGCCGAGGCGCCTGCCGCGGCAGGACGGGTCCACCGAGACCTGTTCGATGAGGAGGTCACCGTCGGCCTCCGACAGCCACAGCCAGGCGACCAGGTCGGGCTCTCCGGCGCCGGTGCCGTCGATGACGGTGATGCGGCCCCGGTCGACCGCCGCGACGAGATCGGCGACGGCGGGCGGTTCGTCGTCGGCGATGGTGGGCAGCCCGATCGCCCGGAACGGTTCACCGGCCCGGCGTTCCAGGTCGCGGACGGCCGGGATGTCGGCCGCGGTGGCGGTGCGCACCTGTGGGAACCCCTACAGCCGCCCCAGGTCGCGCAGCACGTGCCGCACGTGCTCCTTGGCGTCCGGGCCCTCGTAGTCGCCGACGATCTCGTCGACGGGGCCGCAGGACTTGATCTCGCCGTGGTTCACCCAGATCGCCGAGTCGCACAGCTGCGCCAGGAACTCGTTGGAGTGCGAGGCGAACACGAGGATGCCGGACTTGGCCACCAGGGCGGAGAGCCGCTCGCGGGCCTTCGCCATGAATGCGGCGTCCACCGCGCCGATCCCCTCGTCGAGCAGCAGGATCTCCGGCTCGATGGAGGTCACCACACCGAGGGCGAGGCGCACGCGCATACCGGAGGAGTAGGTGCGCAGCGGCATGGCGAGGTAGTCGCCGAGCTCACTGAACTCGGCGATGTCGTCCATCTTCTTCTGCATGGAGCGCTTGGACTCGCCGAGGAACAGGCCGCGGATGATGATGTTCTCGTAGCCGGAGATCTCCGGGTCCATGCCCACACCCAGGTCGAACACGGGGGCGACGCGGCCCTTGACCACGGCGGAACCGCGGGTCGGCTCGTAGATGCCGGAGAGCAGCCGCAGCAGGGTGGACTTGCCGGCGCCGTTGTGGCCGACCAGTCCGATGCGGTCGCCCTCCTCGAGGTGGATGTTGACGTCGCGGAGGGCCTCGACGACGACGGTGTTGTCCTCGTTGCGACCGATGGCGCCGCCGGCGGCGCCGAGGAAGGCCTTCTTCAGGGAGCGGGACTTCGCGTCGAAGATGGGGAAGTCCACGCAGGCGTTGTAGGTGTCGATCGAAACCAAGGGGACTCTCCTTAAACCCAGTAACTGACGCGGGCGCGCCACTGCCGCATGAAGATCATGGCGAACAGGGTGCCGAGCACGGTGAGGACCACGACGATGATCCAGGAGCGCAGGGCGACGGGTTCGTTGATCATGGGGCCGCGCACGACGGCCATGTAGTGGTACAGCGGGTTCAGCTCGGCGAGGTAGGCCTTGTTGCCGAGGTCGCCGACCCGGTCCTTCAGCGTGGAGTCCATCCACACGATCGGGGTCATGTAGAACAGCAGCTGCACCAGGGATTCGAGCAGTGGGGCGACGTCGCGGAACCGGGTCGCGATGATGCCGAAGAACATGGTCACCCACACGCCGTTGGCGACGAGCAGGGCCAGGCCCGGGACGGCGAGGATGACCTCCCAGCCGACGGGGATGCGGAAGATCGCCAGCAGGACCAGCCAGATCACCAGGTTGTGCAGCAGGAACAGGAACTGTTTCCACACCAGCCGGTAGACGTGGACGCTCAACGCACTGGGGAGCTGTTTGATCAGGCCCTCGTTGGCGATGAAGACCTGCGAGCCCTCGTTGATGCAGCCGGCGATGAATCCCCAGAGGATCAGGCCGACGGCGACGTGCGGCAGGAACGTCTTGATGTCGATGTTGAACAGCAGGGAGTACAGCAGGCCGAGGGCGGTGGCCATCACGCCGGTGGCGATGGTGATCCACAGCGGCCCCAGGACGGAGCGGCGGTAGCGCTGCTTGATGTCCTGCCAGCCGAGGGCGAGCCACAGTTCGCGCTGGGCGAAGCCCCGCTTGAGGTCGTCCCATGCGGCGCCGAAGGTCTGTGACGTCGACGGCGGGGGGACTGTCCCCTCCGGCGTCGTGACGAAACGTTCGAATTCCGGGGACAGGGCGATGCCGCCGGTCTCCGGGGCCGCCACCGGGTCGTTCTGGGGTTTCTCTGGTTCGGACACGTGACAACGGTACCTTGCCCGGCGGCGTCCGCGGCAAAACCCGGCAGACGGGGCGGGTACGGGGCAGGGACGGGGTAGGCGGCTGTTGCGCCCTTGCGGCGCTGTCCGGTGGGGGCGGTAGTATCGGGTCCGATCAACAGGAAGTGGAGCCAGGACGCAGGACCCTGGCCGATAAGTGGGCTGGAAGGTGCGTCTGGAGTGTTCGATGCTGCGAGGGCCCGGGGGCTCTACGTCTCATTGTCCGACGGGTGGACCTATCTGAATGCGGGGCACCGCGCCCAGGTGCCGGAGAAGGTGAGTTCCGCCGTCTCCCGCGCGTTCCGTGCCGCGCCGCTGCAGGCGAACGGGGTCGACGGGGACGAGGGGACCGCCGTCGGTCTGACCCGGGGGGACGACTATGTCGCCGCCGCCCGCCGCGCTGTCGCCGATCTCGTCGGCTCGCGGCCGGAGTGCGTGGTGCTCGGCCCCAACCGGGCGGCGCTGCTGAGCTCGCTGGCGACGGTCATGCCCGCGAAACTGCGGATGGGCCGGGAGGTCGTCCTGTCCCGCTCCGATGAGCCGGCGAACATCGACCCCTGGGTCCTGGCCGCCGACCTCTACGGGGCGACCGTCCGGTGGGCGGAGGCGGACCTCACCGCCGGGACGTTGCCGACGTGGCAGTACAGCGACCTCATCGGCTGGGAGACGTCGGTCGTCGCCGTCACCGCGGCGAATGCGCACCTCGGCACGGTCACCGACGTGCGCCGGATCGCCGACCAGCTGCACGCGAAATCGCGCGGTTGGCTCGTGGTGGACGCCACCGCGGTCGCCCCCTACCGGACGATCGACATGGCCGCCTGGGGTGCGGATGTCGTCGTGCTCGACTTCGCGCCGCTCGGCGGCCCGGAGGTCGGGGCGATGGTCGTGCGGGATCCCGCCATGCTCGGCGAACTCAAGCTCGTGGAGGCCCGGACGGGCCGGCACTCCACCCCGGATCCGGACGCCCTCGCCGCCCGCCGCCTCGCCGCCCTCGAACGCGGTGCGGTGAGCCCGGGACTGCTCGGTGCGGTGCCCGCCACCGTCGACCACCTCGCCTCCCTCGACGAGGCGGCGACGGGGACCCGCCGCGAGCGCCTCGCGGTCTCCCTGCCGGGTGCGGAGGACTACCTGCTGGGCCTGGCCCGGCACCTCGTCGACGGGCTGCAGGGTCTCGGTGGCGTGCACGTCATCGGCGCCGACGGGGAGGGCTACGGCTCGTCGTTCACCGGCTCCGACCGCGTGCCGCGCGTCAGTTTCCTCGTCCCCGGGCTGGACGCCGCGTTCGTCGGCGCCCGCCTGCTGGACAACGGTGTGGTCGCCCAGGTCGTGGGGCTGGAGGACAGCGCCCTGTTCGACCAGATGGGGGTCGCGGAGATGGGCGGCGCGGTGTGTGTCGCCCTGGCCCCGCACAACACCCGCTTCGATGTGGACCACCTGGTCCGCGTCATCGGCGGAATCGTGTAGCCGGGTTCCACCCGGCTCCCCGCCGGCCCGCCGTCACCCCTCGGTGACCTGCAGCACCGCCTTGCCGGTGATCTCCCCGGCGAGCAGTGACCGGTGCGCGGCGGCGGCGTCCTGCACGGGAAGCACCCGGTCGACGTGGTGGCGGACCTGCCCGGTGGCGAGCATCGGCCACACGTTCGCGACCGTCTCGGTGACGATCCGGGCCTTGTCATCGAGATCGCGGTAGCGCAGGCCCGTCGCCGAGATGTTCCCCCGCTTGTTGAGCAGCCGGCCGATGTTGAGCTCGCCCTTCACCCCGCCCTGCATGCCGATGATGACGAGATGCCCGTCCTTGGCCAGTGACTTCACGTTCCGGTCGAGGTACTTGGCGCCGATGATGTCGAGGATGACGTCCGCACCACCCTCCTCCTTCATGACCTCGGCGAAGTCCTCGTCGTGGTAGTTGATGAGGATGTCGGCACCGTAGCCGGCACAGACGTCGAGTTTCTCCTGGCTGCCGGCGGTGACCGCTACCCGGGCGCCCAGGGCGGTGGCCACCTGGACGGCGAAGAGGCCCACGCCGCCCCCGCCGCCGTGGATGAGGACCGTGTCGCCCTCGTCGATGTGGGCGGTCATCATGAGGTTCGACCAGACGGTGCAGGCGACCTCGATGACACTGGCGGTCTCCAGGAGGCTGTATCCCTCGGGGACCGGCAGCAGCTGGCCGACGGGGACGGTGACGAATTCCGCGTAGCCGCCGCCGGACAGCAGTGCCCCGACCTCGTCACCGGCCTGCCAGGGGGTGCCGTCGGGTCGGACGCAGCCGTTGGCGTCCTCGATGATGCCGGTGGCCTCCAGTCCGAGGATGTCGGTGACCCCCGCCGGCGGCGGGTAGTGGCCCTGGGCCTGGAGGGTGTCCGCCCGGTTGAGCCCGGCGGCGGTGACGCGCACCAGGACCTCGCCGGACGCCGGGGTCGGGGTGGGGGTGTCCTGCCAGGACAGGGCGGAGGGGTCGGTGGGGTCAGTCTGGATGATCGCCTTCATGGTGCCCAGCCTAACGGCGTCCCGCCCGCGGTGCGCTAGGATTGTCGGCGCTGCCGCGGCACGGTCGACCGTGCCGGTACCGGTGGCAGGGAGATGTGGCAGAGCGGCCGAATGCACCGGTCTTGAAAACCGGCGACGAGTGATCGTCCGCGGGTTCAAATCCCGCCGTCTCCGCAGGAACACCCGGACAGCACAGACCCCCGCACCCGTGACGGTGCGGGGGTCTGTGCCGTCCGGCGCATCCGGGCTCACCCGCTGTGCGGGGACGCCGGGTGTACGTCGACCGGGTGGTGCCGGGCCTTCCGGACCGCCCCCTCATCGCACACCTGGCGCGGGTCGGGACGCCCTGGGCGGGGCCGGATCCGGTCAGGCCACGACGTCGACGACGTCACCGGGCTGCAGCCAGTCGAAGAAGGCCACTGCGTCATCGTGCAGGAGATGGATGCAGCCGTTCGACAGGACGCCGGGGTCGCCCTCGTGGAAGGCGATGCCGATGTCACCGGGGTAGGTCGTGCCGGCGGAGAAGTACACCGAGTAGGGCATCGGCGCGTTGTAGGGCACCGACCATTCGTCGATCACCTTGCGGGTGACCTGGGTGGTCCCGACCGGGGTCTCGAAGCCGGGCTTGCCGGAGCTGATCGGCACCGGGCCGCGGACGATGTTCCCGGCGCCGTCCTGCAGCCAGGCGGTCTGGTTGGTGAGGTTGATGCACGCCTTCGCCTGGACCGCACACGGTGCCGGCGCGGGGGCGGGATCAGGTGCCGGAGCCGGGGCCGGTGCGGGAGCCGGCGCAGGCACCGGGTCAGGGGCAGGGGCCGGTGCCGGTGTGGCATTGTCACCGGGTGCCGGAGGTGCCGGCGGCGCCGGGAGATCCGGCAGGCCGGGCAGCTGCGGCACGCTGATCGGCGGCAACTGCGGAAGCTGCGGCAGTTCCGGCAGCGCCTGCGCGGCGGCGGTCGGGGCGAACGCGAGGGCGAGGACGGCGCCGACGGCTGCGGTCAGGTATTTCAGGAGCGATCTCATGCTTCCCACCTCCGGGGTTGTCAGTGGTTCCCAGGGTACGTCGCGCACACCACCCCCGCCGGTCACATTCCGGTTTCATTCCGGCCACACTCCGGCCGCACCCCGGCGTCACTCCAGCACGGTGATGCCCGTGACCTCCGGCAGTCGCAGCGTCCGCCCGTTCTGCAGTGCGACCACCAGCGGTTCCCCGATGTCACCGGCGATGAGCCGCGCCCAGGACAGCCGGTCGGTGCGGACGTCGCGGCGTCCGATGTCGTAGAGCCAGAGGGTGCGGTCGACGAGCACGGTGGTGCCCGCGAGCTCGTCGCCGTCGAGTTCGATGAGGTAGACGTGGCCGTCGAGGTCGCGTCGGCGCAGTCCGGTCAGGGAGACGGGCGCGGGGTCCGCGCTCCCGGCGGTCAGGTTCGCGACGAGGCCGAGGTGGTGGGGGATGTCGGCGGAATCCAGGACGA
This is a stretch of genomic DNA from Corynebacterium nuruki S6-4. It encodes these proteins:
- a CDS encoding GtrA family protein — its product is MRILRQFIKFGMVGASGFVVNQAVMVLANKLTQWLWGFDQYSPFVNLFGSAFHVRWYHVFSILAFIVANIWNFFLNRRYTFRMKHGTPWFRPMLSFMLVGAFGLLITLLVSTALVNDDSPIALSHSIWDDSTGLRTRAYWGNFIGVIVAIPANFLFNKLWTFRSHGHGGHGGHGKGEVRVTHVG
- a CDS encoding GtrA family protein encodes the protein MSAEGVIVRVPLATQLFRFICTGVVGAVVDFGSTYLLSLAGLSHGGSKTVGFVLGTLTAYLINRRWTFQAAPSTKRFLVTMCSYLLTYLVQVSLFLVCIPWLEDHDFSDFWTQAISFVIAQGTATVLNFAIQRWVIFRVL
- a CDS encoding glycosyltransferase family 2 protein, with protein sequence MSDASPASPVSTALLDRTGTTAAVIVTHNRVELLQGSLGVVCSQTHPVDKVIVVDNGADDAVRELVEQTAGDRAVYVPSKTNLGGAGGFALGFLTALSLGMDAVWCADDDGRPADEQVLETLYRVAEANGLAEVSPVVCNIDEPGRLAFPLRQGVVWHRYLSELEGDFLPGIASLFNGALISAAAMEVIGVPDYRLFIRGDEVEYHRRLVRSGLPFGTCLTTAYLHPDGSDEFRPILGGKMHTQYPDSAFKRYFTYRNRGFLMNQPGMRRLLPQEYARFGWYFLVQQKDPKGFLEWLRLLRQGQQEKFYRP
- a CDS encoding SAM-dependent methyltransferase, coding for MTQKTAEQQVLYPAVPTGRYARVAARVAEGIVRRAARLTGITVGTAADRPDADLVLIRPRDFYTRLGVGGLTGFGESYVAGDWESADLAGTLTALCRKMASLVPGWMQTFRGFYNARRPASQKNTVSGAKRNISAHYDLSNDFFATFLDPGLSYSSALFGGHPERTLAEAQDAKVERALDRAGVGEGSRVLEIGTGWGELALHAARRGAQVRSVTLSTEQADLARRRIADEGFSDLVDVDLCDYRETTGTYDAVVSIEMIEAVGAEYWDSYMQVVHDRLAPGGRAVIQAITMDHQRMLATSDAATWITTYVFPGGVIPSVTALNEAAQRAGLHLGMRFSFGEDYAETLRRWDVAFRDAAASGAVEELHDGATGAVFDPAFQRLWHFYLCYCEAGFAAHYIDVGQLEYVR
- a CDS encoding GNAT family N-acetyltransferase — protein: MRTATAADIPAVRDLERRAGEPFRAIGLPTIADDEPPAVADLVAAVDRGRITVIDGTGAGEPDLVAWLWLSEADGDLLIEQVSVDPSCRGRRLGTGLIGHAVDLARAAGRPGVGLTTFRTVPWNAPLYRRLGFSELTDDELGPDLRRIRDAERAAGLDVAPRVAMRRTV
- a CDS encoding ABC transporter permease, with translation MALSPEFERFVTTPEGTVPPPSTSQTFGAAWDDLKRGFAQRELWLALGWQDIKQRYRRSVLGPLWITIATGVMATALGLLYSLLFNIDIKTFLPHVAVGLILWGFIAGCINEGSQVFIANEGLIKQLPSALSVHVYRLVWKQFLFLLHNLVIWLVLLAIFRIPVGWEVILAVPGLALLVANGVWVTMFFGIIATRFRDVAPLLESLVQLLFYMTPIVWMDSTLKDRVGDLGNKAYLAELNPLYHYMAVVRGPMINEPVALRSWIIVVVLTVLGTLFAMIFMRQWRARVSYWV
- a CDS encoding aminotransferase class V-fold PLP-dependent enzyme, whose translation is MFDAARARGLYVSLSDGWTYLNAGHRAQVPEKVSSAVSRAFRAAPLQANGVDGDEGTAVGLTRGDDYVAAARRAVADLVGSRPECVVLGPNRAALLSSLATVMPAKLRMGREVVLSRSDEPANIDPWVLAADLYGATVRWAEADLTAGTLPTWQYSDLIGWETSVVAVTAANAHLGTVTDVRRIADQLHAKSRGWLVVDATAVAPYRTIDMAAWGADVVVLDFAPLGGPEVGAMVVRDPAMLGELKLVEARTGRHSTPDPDALAARRLAALERGAVSPGLLGAVPATVDHLASLDEAATGTRRERLAVSLPGAEDYLLGLARHLVDGLQGLGGVHVIGADGEGYGSSFTGSDRVPRVSFLVPGLDAAFVGARLLDNGVVAQVVGLEDSALFDQMGVAEMGGAVCVALAPHNTRFDVDHLVRVIGGIV
- a CDS encoding NAD(P)H-quinone oxidoreductase — its product is MKAIIQTDPTDPSALSWQDTPTPTPASGEVLVRVTAAGLNRADTLQAQGHYPPPAGVTDILGLEATGIIEDANGCVRPDGTPWQAGDEVGALLSGGGYAEFVTVPVGQLLPVPEGYSLLETASVIEVACTVWSNLMMTAHIDEGDTVLIHGGGGGVGLFAVQVATALGARVAVTAGSQEKLDVCAGYGADILINYHDEDFAEVMKEEGGADVILDIIGAKYLDRNVKSLAKDGHLVIIGMQGGVKGELNIGRLLNKRGNISATGLRYRDLDDKARIVTETVANVWPMLATGQVRHHVDRVLPVQDAAAAHRSLLAGEITGKAVLQVTEG
- a CDS encoding L,D-transpeptidase, producing MRSLLKYLTAAVGAVLALAFAPTAAAQALPELPQLPQLPPISVPQLPGLPDLPAPPAPPAPGDNATPAPAPAPDPVPAPAPAPAPAPAPDPAPAPAPCAVQAKACINLTNQTAWLQDGAGNIVRGPVPISSGKPGFETPVGTTQVTRKVIDEWSVPYNAPMPYSVYFSAGTTYPGDIGIAFHEGDPGVLSNGCIHLLHDDAVAFFDWLQPGDVVDVVA